Genomic DNA from Acidobacteriota bacterium:
GCTGCGCAGGGCGGCGGCGGGGGAGGCGCCTTCCACCAGCAGAGAACGATAGAAATGCGTCATCAGCTCCGCCGTGGCTCGATCTCGAACCTGCCAGAGACTGGCGACGATGCGCGGGACGCCGGCATAGAGAAAGCCGCGGGGGAGCCCCACCAATCCTTCGCCGCTGACTTCCTTGCCGAGGGCCGTGCCGCAGCCCGAGAGCACCACCAGCCGCGCCGAGAGCCGGAGATTGGCCACGTCGTAGAGGCCGAGGAATCCGTCGATCTCGCCGCCGCCGGCATCGACCTGGGAGAGCACCAGGCCGGAGAGCTCCGGGGCCTCGGGATGGACAAAGCCGTGGGTGGCGAAGTGCAGGATGTCGTAGCCGGCGAGCTGGTCGCCCAGCAGCTGCTCCCGCCGCGCGTCGGTGTCGAGGGCGAGATGCACTGCCTCCGGCGGCAGCTGAGCGGCGATGGCCTGCGCCTCCCGCCGGCTGTGGGGCAGACGCTCGAGATTCTCGATTTTCAGGCGGCCGCCGCTTCGCAGTCCTACCTCCTCCCGCCCTCGCCCCTCGGCCAGGGCTCCCGGGCTGGGCTCGGAGGTCTCTTTCCCCTCTGAGCTGAGACGGGGATCGTCCCCCTCGAAGACCGGGTCTGCGAAGATCGCCACTCTGGGGGCGCCGCGGGCACCCTTGCCGGCCCCGGCGAGCTCCCGGCGCTGGGCCGCCAGCACGGAGGCGGAGGGCAGGTTCACCACCTCGTGGCGGCTGATCACCGGCTGGGGTGGCTGGGGTGGACCCACCGCGCCGGGAGCGGACGGCAGGGTCAGAGCGGCGAAGGGGAGGAGGTGCAAGGCTCCGTCGGCGACGATCACCAACCGTTGATCCCGCAGCCGTTGCGCCACCGGCCCGAGCAAGCTCTTGCCGAGGGCATCGAGGGCTTCCCGGAGCGCCGCCGGGCTGCGGTGGGGATCGGCGAGCAAGCGGTAGGCCTTCCTCGCCAGCTCTTCGAGGGTCTGCTGCGGGGGAAGCTCGTGGACGGCGACGGCGGTGGGAGTCACCCACCACAGGAAGCTGCGCTCCTCGCCGAGGAGAATCTCCAGCAGCACCGTCCCCTCGTCCAGAAGCTCTTGGATCTCGCTGACTTTCAACGGCTCGGCGCGGTTCAACGAATCGAAGCGTGGGTCGGCGCGGCGCAGCTCGGCGCGTACGGTGTCGAGCTCGGTGAGGGCCGTGTAGAGCTCTTCCTCGGCGGCCCGGGCTTCGGCCTGGCTGTGCTCCCGCCCGAGCACCCGCAGCTGCTGGCGGGTTTTGGCGGCGAAGCGCTGCCGGGCGTCGCGCAAGCGCTCCCCAAGCTCCGGCTCTGCCGCTTGCGCGGGCCCCGCCCCCGCCGCTTCCAGCAGGGCCAGCAGCGACCAGGAGCGCGAGCGTTCGCTGAGTTCGAGAGCTTGGAGGTCATGACCCGCCGCCGGCGAGCGCCGGTGCAGCGCCATCAAGGTGTCGACGTAGAGCCGGTACACCAGCCGTTGGGAGGCGAGGAAGGAGGCCCTTTGGTTGGGATCGCCGAGATTTCCCCGGAGCCCTTCGAGGGTTCCCACCGCGGTCTCGAGATGCCCCGCCGCCGCCTCCAGCCGTCGCCCGTCCCGTTCCGCCCGGGCCAGGGCGGTGAGGGCCGCAATCTCTCCCAGCGGGTGGCGTATCCGGCGGTGCAGCTCCAGGGCCTGCTCGCCGGCCGTCAACGCTCGGGACCGATCCCCGAGCTTGCGGTGAGCGTCGCTCAACAGGGTCAAGACTTCGGCTTGCCCCAGCCGGGCGCCCATCTGGCGCTGCGTCGCCAGAGCGAGCTCGAGGTGGTGGAGGGCGCTTTCGGTCCGCCCCAGGGAGAGCTCGACCTCTCCCATCAGCTGGCGGGCGGTGGCCGCTCCTCGCTCGTCCCCCAGCTCCTCGCTGAGGGCGAGGGCTCGGCGTAGAAACGCCACCGCCTGGACCGGTTGGCCGAGGCCGGCGGCGGCGCGGCCCAGATTGCGCAGCGTCACCGCTTCTCCCGCTAGATCCCCCACCGTTCGCCGTAGCGGCAGGGCTCGCAGCAGATAAGAGCGGGCTCGCTCGTGTTCTCCCAGCGCCAGGTAGCCGAAGCCGATGTTGTTGAGGGTGCGGGCCTGCCAGTAGAGCTCGCCGCGCTCTTCGAAGAGCTCCAAGGCCGGGGCGTAGTGCAGCAGGGCTTCTTCCACGTCGCCCAGTCCGTGGTGGTAGAAGCCCAGGTTGTTGAGGGTGACGGCCTCCCCCAGGGTGTCGCCGTTGGCGCGGTGCAGAGCGACGGCCTGGCGGTAGTAGGCGATGGCTTGAGTGGGCTCCCCCAGGTTCTGCTCGATGCCTCCCAGGTTGTTGAGCAGATTCGCCACCAGCGCCGGATCGTCGCCGGTCCGGGCGAGGCCCAGGGCCTCCTCATAGCAGCGGCCAGCGGCCTCGAAGCGCCCGCTCCTCTGCAGTACCAGGCAGAGGTTGTTCCTAGTGATCGCCTCCCCGCGTCCGAGGCGCCGGCGCAGAGCGAGAGCTTCCTCCAGCGCTTCCCGAGCCCGGCCGTTGTCGCCGATCCAGCCGTGAACCAGGCCCAGGCGATCAAGGGTGGCAGCGACGCCGGAGGTTTCGTCCAGCGCCCGAAACAGGTCCAGGGCTCGTTTGTAGTACTGCAGAGCCTGAGGGTAGTCGTCGAGCTCCTCGAACAGCCCGCCCAGGGTAAGCAGCGTCATGGCTTCGCGATGGCTCTCTCCGGCTCTGCGGAAGGCGTCGATGGCCTCGTGCAGTCGGGCGGCGATGGCCTCGGTTCCGTCCTTGCCCCCCTCCGCCCACAGCCGGCCTGCTTCGGTTACCGCGGATTCCCCGCGCAAGCGGAGAGGGCCCTCGGAGGAGAGCTCTTCGAGCCGCAGGGTGAATCGTCCGGGAGGAGCGCCTACCTCGCGAGGGTGAATTTCAATCCGGTACGCGCCGGTGATGGCAGGCGTCAGCAGCAGGCTCTCGATCCCCTCGCGGTGAATCGGGTTGTCGATGCGCAGCACGGGCTTCCCCGCAGGGTCCTTCACCTCCAGCACCACGTCGATGCCAATCTGCTCGACGCGCAGCCACCAATGCCGGCCCGCGGTGAGCTCGGCGCCGAAGGTTTTGCTTTCCCCGGCGGCCAGCCGGTGCGCGGTGGGCCGGTCGGGAATCAAAGGCAGGATGCCGGAGGGGGGCTCGTCGCTGCTTGCGGTGAGAGGAGTCAGAAGAGCAAAAAGGAGGATGGCGCCGAGCCCCCGGAGGACGCTGGGCGTAGGAGACCCGGCGGGAGCTGGTGAAGCGCAGCGGCTGGCGGAAGCGGGCACTACATTGGAGAATAGCACCCGGGGCGGTTAGAACAGCCCGGCGCTGCGCTCCAGGATCCAGAACACCGACAGGCCGCCGATGGCGTAGGCGGGACTCCAGCGCAGCCAGCGGGGCATTCTGGGGATCCAAGGCCGCAGCGCCCAGCCGATGGCTAGGACGGCGGCGACGAAGAGGAGCTGGCCGGCTTCGATGCCGAGGTTGAAGGCCAGCAGCGCCAGCGGGATCTCGCCCTCCGGCAGCCCTACCTCCGCCAGTGCGCCGGCGAAGCCGAGGCCGTGGAGTAGCCCGAAGCCGCCGGCTACGAGCCACGGGCGGCGGTGCACCAGATCGTTCTCATCGCGGGTCAGCTCCACCGCCAGCAACAGGATGCTGGCGGCGATGAGGATCTCCACCGGCGCCGAGGGCACGTGCACCAGCCCCAGGGCCGCCAGCGCCAGGGTGACGCTGTGGCCGGCGGTGAAACCGGTGACGGTCCACACCAGGCGCCGTAGCTGGGGTACCAGCAGCACCAGGGCGAGGACGAAGAGAAGGTGGTCGAGGCCCAGGAGGATGTGCTCCACGCCGAGGACCAAATAGTCGCCGAAGACCGCCAGCGGTCCCTGCTCCCGAGGCACCGTCCAGCTCGGCTGATCCGCCCGCAGGATGGCGCGGGCGGCACCACCAGCGGCGAGGGTTGCGAAGACCATCACCTCGCCCCGGCGGATATCGAGACCGTCCACCGTCACCTCGGCGCCGGCCAGCCCCTCGGCGCCGCAGTCCAGCGTCCAGCTCTCCACCAGCTCGCCGTCGAGGCGCCGCTTTTCCGGCTCCTGCACCACGACGCAGCGGTCCGACAGCTGCGGCTGGAGCAGGCGGCCGCCGCGGCGCGGTGGCTGCTTCCAATCCACCGCCACCCGGCCGTCGGCGCTTTCGGTGAGCTTGAGCAGCGCCGGCGCCACCGGATGGGCTCCGGCGGTGACGGGGAGGAACAGTCCAAGGGTGAGAGCGACGATGAGGGTCACCAGGAAGGGGGCGCGGCAGGCGTGGAGAGATCTCAAGACGGGCCCTCCTCGCCGTCGCTGCTCGCCGCCCCCGGACCCCCCGTACCGAAGCCCGGGGGCCGCTGCACCACGATCTCGCGCTGAGTCCTCAATTCCTCCAGGGCGTCGGCCAGGCGGGTGCGCCGGCGGTGCAGGATCCAGCTCTCGGTGAGCACCTCCCGGTTTCCATCCACCTCCGGCAGGGAGGCCGGCAGGCGCTCCTCGACCCACAGCAGGTGCTCGCCCCAGGGGGAGCTTACCGGTCCCGCCCAGCTCCCGGTTTCGGCGCTGAAGGCGAGCTCGGCGAAGGCGTCGCCGAAGCGGCGTTGGAGATCCTCCCGGGACAGGGGGCCGGGGCGGCGGGGCGGTGGCGGTGGGGCCCAGGGGCCTTCTTCCGAGAGCTCGGCGGCGTGCGGGCCGATGCCGTCACTCTGGAGGCGGCCCAAGACCTCGGCGGCCTGGCGACGGTTCTCGGCGGGGAAGAGGAGCTGGGTCACTCGCGCCCGGGGCGGCAGCTCGAAGGTTTCCCGCTCCTGCTGCAAATACTCCCGAAGCTCCTCGTCACTGGGGCGGGGCTGGGGATCCTCCTCGGTGAGCAGAAACCGAGCGCCGTCGGTGAGGCGCTGGCGGGCGAGGGCGTCCCGGCGGTGCAGCCCCAGCTCCAGGGCCTGCTCGAAGAGCTCGTTTTCGTCGGCGTCGGCGGCCTCCGGAGCACCGCTCACAAAGCGCCCCAGTCGCACCAGCCGGCGGCGCACCTGGGGATCCTCCCGATGCAGCCCGTGGTCCAACGCCACCTCCATCAGCAGCTCGTCCTCAATCGCCTGCTCGACGAGTTGCTCTGCCTCCTCGGCGTTGGGGGCGGCACCGCTGTGGGAGGACCATTCGGCGGCGAGCTGGCCCAGGCGCTCCCGGGAGATGACCAGCGGCGGTATTTCCTCGCTCCTCAGCTCCTGGAACAGGAAGAGGGCGAGGCCGATGAGCAGGAAGTGGGTGAGGGGAGCGCGCAGCCAGCGGGAGAGCATCGAAGGGGAGGATACAGCAAAGCCCCGGCGGGCGACAGGATCGTCACCCGCCGGGGCTTTGGATGGGGGCCTAGAGCCGAGCTTCGTCAGTT
This window encodes:
- a CDS encoding CHAT domain-containing tetratricopeptide repeat protein, with the protein product MIPDRPTAHRLAAGESKTFGAELTAGRHWWLRVEQIGIDVVLEVKDPAGKPVLRIDNPIHREGIESLLLTPAITGAYRIEIHPREVGAPPGRFTLRLEELSSEGPLRLRGESAVTEAGRLWAEGGKDGTEAIAARLHEAIDAFRRAGESHREAMTLLTLGGLFEELDDYPQALQYYKRALDLFRALDETSGVAATLDRLGLVHGWIGDNGRAREALEEALALRRRLGRGEAITRNNLCLVLQRSGRFEAAGRCYEEALGLARTGDDPALVANLLNNLGGIEQNLGEPTQAIAYYRQAVALHRANGDTLGEAVTLNNLGFYHHGLGDVEEALLHYAPALELFEERGELYWQARTLNNIGFGYLALGEHERARSYLLRALPLRRTVGDLAGEAVTLRNLGRAAAGLGQPVQAVAFLRRALALSEELGDERGAATARQLMGEVELSLGRTESALHHLELALATQRQMGARLGQAEVLTLLSDAHRKLGDRSRALTAGEQALELHRRIRHPLGEIAALTALARAERDGRRLEAAAGHLETAVGTLEGLRGNLGDPNQRASFLASQRLVYRLYVDTLMALHRRSPAAGHDLQALELSERSRSWSLLALLEAAGAGPAQAAEPELGERLRDARQRFAAKTRQQLRVLGREHSQAEARAAEEELYTALTELDTVRAELRRADPRFDSLNRAEPLKVSEIQELLDEGTVLLEILLGEERSFLWWVTPTAVAVHELPPQQTLEELARKAYRLLADPHRSPAALREALDALGKSLLGPVAQRLRDQRLVIVADGALHLLPFAALTLPSAPGAVGPPQPPQPVISRHEVVNLPSASVLAAQRRELAGAGKGARGAPRVAIFADPVFEGDDPRLSSEGKETSEPSPGALAEGRGREEVGLRSGGRLKIENLERLPHSRREAQAIAAQLPPEAVHLALDTDARREQLLGDQLAGYDILHFATHGFVHPEAPELSGLVLSQVDAGGGEIDGFLGLYDVANLRLSARLVVLSGCGTALGKEVSGEGLVGLPRGFLYAGVPRIVASLWQVRDRATAELMTHFYRSLLVEGASPAAALRSAQLALREERRWRDPFFWAAFTLQGDWR
- a CDS encoding HupE/UreJ family protein, whose amino-acid sequence is MRSLHACRAPFLVTLIVALTLGLFLPVTAGAHPVAPALLKLTESADGRVAVDWKQPPRRGGRLLQPQLSDRCVVVQEPEKRRLDGELVESWTLDCGAEGLAGAEVTVDGLDIRRGEVMVFATLAAGGAARAILRADQPSWTVPREQGPLAVFGDYLVLGVEHILLGLDHLLFVLALVLLVPQLRRLVWTVTGFTAGHSVTLALAALGLVHVPSAPVEILIAASILLLAVELTRDENDLVHRRPWLVAGGFGLLHGLGFAGALAEVGLPEGEIPLALLAFNLGIEAGQLLFVAAVLAIGWALRPWIPRMPRWLRWSPAYAIGGLSVFWILERSAGLF
- a CDS encoding peptidylprolyl isomerase translates to MLSRWLRAPLTHFLLIGLALFLFQELRSEEIPPLVISRERLGQLAAEWSSHSGAAPNAEEAEQLVEQAIEDELLMEVALDHGLHREDPQVRRRLVRLGRFVSGAPEAADADENELFEQALELGLHRRDALARQRLTDGARFLLTEEDPQPRPSDEELREYLQQERETFELPPRARVTQLLFPAENRRQAAEVLGRLQSDGIGPHAAELSEEGPWAPPPPPRRPGPLSREDLQRRFGDAFAELAFSAETGSWAGPVSSPWGEHLLWVEERLPASLPEVDGNREVLTESWILHRRRTRLADALEELRTQREIVVQRPPGFGTGGPGAASSDGEEGPS